The sequence below is a genomic window from Croceicoccus marinus.
GGCCTTTACCCGCACGCTTGCAGAGCGCGGCGACCGCCCGATCCCGATGCTGCTACATCACGATCCGCGCCGCCCGGTTGGTGCCTGGCAGGAATGGCAGGAGCGCCCCGATGGCCTGTTCGTAAAGGGCAAGCTTACGCTGACCGCGCGCGATGCACAGGAGGCCTATGCGCTCGCAAGGGATGGCGCATTGACCGCTCTCTCCATCGGCTATCAGGCCAAGCAGGCTCACCGAGACCAGCGAACCGGCGAGCGGCATTTGCTCGATGTCGAGCTGCACGAAGGCAGTCTGGTCACCATCGGCAGCAACCCTGACACCCGGGTTTCCTCGATCAAGATGATCGCCGGGGTGCGGGATATTGAAGATATGCTTCGGGAAGGCGGTCTTTCCGGGCGCAAGGCCAAGGCAGCGGCGGGCGCTGCGTGGCGAACCATCAACGACAGCAACAACGATCAGGCTGCGGAGGATGCCCTCCGGGCTGCAATCGCTCGCCTGCAGAAATGAGAGATAGAACCATGAGTGACATTGCAGATCTGATTTCCAAGCACACTGACGCGATGGAAGCGCAGCTTGAAGAGACGAAGACCATTGCGCTGGAAACGCGCGGTCAATTCCAGGAACTGGAACAGAAGATGTCTCGCGGGGGCGGCGGCGGCGTTGGCGAACACAGCGATAGCTGGGGATCTGAGTTCACCCGCGAGGTCGGACACGAGGTCAAAGGCCTGATGCAGACCCGAGGACATATCGGGCTGGAACTCAAAACCATCATTACCAGCGCGACGGGCGATAGTCTTATTGTCCCGCAGCGCGATCAGATGCTGGGGCTTCCCAAGCGCCGGCTCACTGTTCGCTCGCTGATGTCCATTGTGAACGTCACCAGCGGCAGCGTGGAATATCCCAAGCTGGCCACCCGCACGAATGCCGCCGATGTGGTGGCCGAGGCGACCCTGAAGCCTGAGAGCGGATTGACGTTCGATCTGGAGAC
It includes:
- a CDS encoding HK97 family phage prohead protease, with translation MNYADSAFEIKQLNDSGAIEGLLAGFNTLDSHGDRIDAKAFTRTLAERGDRPIPMLLHHDPRRPVGAWQEWQERPDGLFVKGKLTLTARDAQEAYALARDGALTALSIGYQAKQAHRDQRTGERHLLDVELHEGSLVTIGSNPDTRVSSIKMIAGVRDIEDMLREGGLSGRKAKAAAGAAWRTINDSNNDQAAEDALRAAIARLQK